From Falco naumanni isolate bFalNau1 chromosome 4, bFalNau1.pat, whole genome shotgun sequence:
AGGGGGACCAGGCCTGGGGGTTCAGTCCTTGAGCAAGACATCAGTTTCCCCAAGATGAAAAATTGCTCGGGGTTACTGAGCCAAATTTGCCATCTAGTGGCTCTGGGGACCATTGCAGAGGGACCCACGAGACAGCACAGGCACTGGGTGGCATGCTGCACAGCATCTTCTACCTCAGTTACGCCCAgagtgcttttgcttttgctttactcaCAGGCGCCCAAAAAGCCTGTGGTCCCTGAAGTGATGTTGCCTTGTTCTGGCTGTGTTGAAGTGAGCCAGTATCAGCGACTCCGCCAGCTTCTCAGTGCTCTCCAGGGACAGCCCCCGCTGATTGTGCAAGGACCCAGACCCACAACATGGTTCAACTCGTCACTGTCATGCAGCAAGGCTCAGAGAACACGAGTGTGTCCTGTGGCTGTGGGAGCACCTTCTTCACTCTTACACTGTGGGGAGAACCTGGAAAGCGTCGCTTTGTACTTGTGGCACAGCAGTGGTCTTTCTCTGAGGCTTTACATGTTCTCTTGCTTCTTGAAAGGTATCAACATGTTTGTCTAATGTACTGGCTCCTTACCTCGtgctctgccaccagccagccctcagcaggcagaggagtCTCCAAGTTACACATGACCATTGGAGACTGGGGAGGAACAAGGGCAGCTGGGGGTTGAAAGGGTAGAGCATGGGGCATAGCACCCCAGGACCTGGGCCAGCACAGCCTCTTTTGGGCTGTCACCCTGGAGGATTTCTCTTTATAAACAGCTCTTCCTAGGTCAGAGAGCCCTTTGGCCACCCTGTCTGGGGGAGCAACTAACAGATAACAGGAGACATGGTGCAGtcaggggaaagaaaggggCTCAGTGCAAGTCAGTGACCACAGCTTTAATGCATAGCTCTCCTGAGCAAGACCAAATacatcaataaataaatacatctattaataataataatacttcGAGCagacccaaaaaacccaactgtcACCAGTTTAGCTTCTGTGTTCTCGGCTGTGCCCATGTCAGCAaagggtgctgctgcctgactaatgcagaagacacagaagaagcaccatctccctccccttctcagTGCGGATCTGCTGGAGGAGATCTTCAGCTCCCTGGACACCAGTCTGGGCAGAGTCTTTCGAGGCACCTGTGGGCTCCCACCCTGCTTCATGCCCAGCATCACGAggcctcagctgctccctgccccatccGCTAGCCACATTGCCCTTGTCCAAGGAACAGGCGCACAACTGAGGTGTTCCCCATGCAGACGCACACGTGTGCATCACGCACCCCATGCCCAAGGGATGCCTGAGGGCAGCTGGCAACTGGCTCTAGCACTGCTTGTGGGGTTCCTCCAGGGCAACATAAGGCACCACAACAGGCCAAGAGTCGCTGGGCCAATATGCAAGCTTTGGCTTGAACGATGGCATCTCGTAGCTGACATCGAAGTAGATGACCAGTGGGCAGCAGTATAGGAGGGACATGGCTATCAGCACATGCCtagcaaggaaagcagaaagacatgTGTTGGACATGGATAACTccacctgctcctgcaccttgtAGTGGTGTGCGGCTAGCATTGTCACCGTGAGGCTAGAGCCAGGGGTTACAGCAATGGCAGGCAAAGGTCCCAGTCCTGTCATGCatgagggctgcagggagcgTGGGTTCTGCAAGCTTTGTACCTATGGGGAAACCCTAGAGTTGCTCTgtgagctggggcaggagcaaCTCTTTGTGCAGAGGGGATGGGGTGGTGCAGGGGACTTCAGCCCCAAACCAGCCCACCCATTCTCCACCTTGCCTGGcccagctcagcagtgctgggtaTCCGTCCCTGTCACCCCAGTGATTTGTGAGGATGAATCTGAGaatgctgctgtgtgcagcacTTGCAGCCATGCTTGGCCAGGCACTGAAAGCACCCAAGCAAATCAGTGTCTTTCAGTCTGGCTATTAAAATAACTCAAAGAACACTGCACTTCATGCAGCTTCCTGGGAGCAGATGCAGCTCTTTGAAAGCAAGCTGCTTACCTGGAGGGAATTCTAGAACAATTTCACTTGCAAAACACTGTTTGGCTAGTACATAGGAGGTAAGGGATATTAAGCAGTGATTAGGGCCAAAtccctgggctggggccaggctgaggagcagcatCAACGACAGAAGAAAGGGCGAGAGGGTTGAGCAGAGATGTGGCTGCTCCCTGGTTGAGTATCTCATCCCAGCTGCCACTTCTCCATAGCTGTGGCCCTTCAGCCCCTGAAATGTTTGGGCTGGGATTCCTGCCCTTATACTGGAGCCCTTACCAGAAGCTGTGGAAGTAGGGGAAGTTGATTGCCTGCCAGAGCCCGCAGAGCCATCTGTCGCTTATCCAGCTGCTGATGGCCAGTACCCACCACACAACCATGACTGTGGCCATCCGATGAACCCTTTTGTCATTGCACCTGGAAGACACagtgaggaagaagaagcaATCACGTTGGaagaaaagtgaattttaaagaGGGCTGGTTCCTGTCTGCAAATGCTAATGCAACAGGGCAGTTTCTTCTGGAGACTAGTCATCAGACCACAATAACTGAAGAAGTATGGCTCTGTAGAGAGagtttctgcctttctgtggtGAGGATAATGCTAGGAGATACCAAGGCATTCCTGTCTTTCTCCCCAGATTCTGGTGGGTTCTTCCAACCCCACTCTGGTTCCTAAATCCCCACAAAGGGGAAGGAGCTGCCATAGGTGGtagctggggaggagaagaTACACTTGGATTGTCCCCATTCTGTGTGGCACCTGGTCCAGATTGTCGCCTTGTACCCCACTGCCCACAGTCTTGCCTATGCCTCTTCCTGGTCCTTCCTAGGCTGCCCCAATTCTTTGCAGAGCTGATAATCCAATGTGTGGCTGACGAAGACGGGCTCAATTCACTGTTTTGCCCAGTCACTGACACACGTGAGCCTGCCAGGAGCATGCAATGGACCTGCAGATAACCCCTCTCAGCTCTCTCCTTACTTTTTCAGCTCACGCCACGTCAGGTACAGCAGGTGGAAGGCAATGCAGTTGAGTGCGTAGGCATTGAAGGCCGGTTTGATGAAGGACATCAAGGTACTGATCACAGTGGTGACAGCACTCAGCCAGAGGAAATGCTTCCTAAAGGGAGTTGGGAGTGAGTGTCAGTGCCCCCAAGGTTCACAGTATGGAAGGCTAAGGATGGGATGGTCATTGCCCGGGAGAGGAAACCCTTCTCCAGCACCTCCAATCTGTTTGCACACGGCTGacctctgcctctgcagcagtcCTGGCAGGAAGGCTGAGGTATCTGTTTATATCGGTGCTTTGCCCAAAGCCCCCAGTTAGTCCCTgactgagaggggacacagcccagAAGGTACCTTGTGCATTTTCATGGTGATGCCAGAGATGCACACTGAGAACTGAAGGCAGAACCGAAGGCATTGGGAGCTTTGCTTAGGGAAGGGCTGCAAAGCAGGAGTCCCAGCAGTGTGGGGCAGGGGCTTGAACCATGCAAACATGCAGATTTGGGCTGACTGAACAACAATAGGGCTCAGAGGGGCCTTTCACATGCAAATCCTTTCCCAagtcccttcccctctcccccagccatGTCTCCACAGTGAACTCCTGGTGACCTCCTCTTAGGCATGGGTAGAGCAGACTTGGAGCAGGCCTTTGCAAGGATTCTCCGAGGCTGGCTCAGAGGGCTCCAGCAAGCCTGCCAGGATGGGACCATCCTTTGAGCAAAGCCCTGCTGGGTTCCTGTTTCTGCTGATCCATGCTCACCCAGTATTCCCATTCTTTCTGCTGAGCTCCAGGCAGCCCTCCTGCAAACAGCCTTTAAAATAGGGCGTGTTAACTTGGACCAGTTTATCCTATGGGAAGCCCCATCAGCCTTCAGGGAGAGCTCTCTGTGGATGACAGGGGATGCTATAAATTCTGACAGCATGCATAATTGAATGTCAGTGCTCAGGAACATTTAATTTCCTAATTGATTTTGAAATTCTCCACGCAAAGTTTCCTCTGCAGCTTCTCAAAGACAAACAGCTCCAGCTGAcaggagcccagcacagcccttccctgTGGGAGCGTTTCTTACTCTTCCTCTGTCAGCACATCCACCACTGAGTGATAGAGGGTCTGGTCCCAAAGCAAACTGCAGTAACCTCAATGCTGACCCCTTGCAGGGGAGgggagctggctgtgggctggggtgggtCTGTGGGTCGCACACATCGATGTCAATGTCCCATCCCTCCCCTGAAAGCCTGCAACCCTGTGTCCCTCTGAGTCATACCTGGTCTTGATGCACCTGGGGAAGTAAACCCTTGGGTACCAAAAGGAATATGCCACAGCCAGTGTCCAGAGGATGGACAGCTCATCCAAAAGTTGTCCCACATAGCTCAGTGTCATGTGAAAGTACATGGAGAAGATACCTACAAGGAGCAAGGATAGCTTGTATCAGCAAAGCTTCATCCTCACACAAACCCATCTGGCCTGGGAAGTTCTTGGGGGCCATTCCTGAAGACACACCATTCCTGAAGAGCAGAGGCATGGGCCTTGGTGTTAATGGAGGCCTGTGTCAGTCAGTCCACACAGCACCATGGGGATTTACTGGCTGGAAGCTGTGCATCCACAGCCAGCAGgacccaggagctgcagggcttCAGACAGACATGGCTGTTTGGTATCCCACCCCAGCTTGCCCCTGTGCTTTAGCTGCTAAGATACCTCCAAAGGTATCATGAATGAGCAGTCTGGTATTCTGGCAACTTGTCTGGTCTTCTCACAACCTTGGCACCCACCTACGCAGAAGAGCATGCCAGAGACGACATACATGGGCAAGGTGCGCTGCTGACAGTACTGCCGGTTCAGGTagagcagggcaggagaaaGGACAAAGAAGCTTACATTGCTGATCTGAAAAAGAAGAGGCACATTCAGCTTATTGCATATTCTTGGGCAAGTCTCATCCCACCACGTGCCTCCGTGTCTCCATGTGTGAAGAGGATACTGATCTCTAGTGGAAAGCGTTGTGTGGAAGCCAGTACTACTCTTGGCacagggagagggcagaggcGTTTCTTGAGAAGCAAGGCTGGAACTGGGAGGACAGCTATTGCTGTGACAGCAATGGCTGCAGACACCTGTGCTCTTCCTGCAGGCACCTCTGGGGCCAGCAAGCCCAGGATAAGCCGGTGTGCCCCTTTTGGGTGACTGTTTATCTTCAGCTGTCCAGTGTCTTCAAGCAAGCTGCCaaagctcttctgttttcagcaatCCCCCTCTCCTGTCAACCCAGACCCGCCAGAAACTCCTCGAATGGCTTCTGCCTCTTtcagccagcagcctgccccCGGTGAGGGGCTGAGTGAGTGTGAGGAGCTAGGCCACACAGCAAACCACAGTCAGGAAAACCATCCTTAGCTGGGAGCAGGTGTGGTGGagggcagcacagcaagcaGGACGTTGGTAGGTGGGAACAGGCAGGGTTGAGGTGGCATCCTGTAGTGTCATGTGCGAAGCCACCTGGCCTGGTGGGAGAGGTATTCTGGGTACTAGTAATTACGTGAAGTCATAAACCTCCTTTAAACATACCTAGCAAATTAATGCAGTGATATTATTCTGCCCTAATTTCTCTGCAAAATTGCTTCATTGACAGAGTTCTATTTGTCTGGGAACAAGGGGATGGTACTGgggctcagcctgctgctgctgcctagACTGGTTGAAGGTGCCAGTGCTTTGGGGAA
This genomic window contains:
- the ACER1 gene encoding alkaline ceramidase 1 encodes the protein MPSIFSYQSAEVDWCEGNFERSTVIAEYYNTISNVSFFVLSPALLYLNRQYCQQRTLPMYVVSGMLFCVGIFSMYFHMTLSYVGQLLDELSILWTLAVAYSFWYPRVYFPRCIKTRKHFLWLSAVTTVISTLMSFIKPAFNAYALNCIAFHLLYLTWRELKKCNDKRVHRMATVMVVWWVLAISSWISDRWLCGLWQAINFPYFHSFWHVLIAMSLLYCCPLVIYFDVSYEMPSFKPKLAYWPSDSWPVVVPYVALEEPHKQC